One window of the Fusobacterium animalis 7_1 genome contains the following:
- a CDS encoding ABC transporter permease, whose protein sequence is MKKKYIVLFFILLTIHFILPRIMKADPFVFLSSDGTEVASYTEEEILKYKQYYGLDMPLWRQYLNYLFGIFTGNLGYSIYFKEKVITLIFSRLVWTAGIVIFSLCISSVLGLFLGSFSAWNCQRKIDTILYQGMVIISEIPSFLTANMILMFFIIKWRILPTAGGITPFIKIEFSWSFILDIIKHAVLPSLTLTFLRLPDFYFVSRSAMLQQIQKKYVETAQAKSLGDIYILMRHCLPNAINPIMTRFLLSIQTMFNATLIVENVFKYPGIGKLIRDAVFYRDYLLLQGIFLVITIFILTISLLGENFYQTIEKRKEL, encoded by the coding sequence ATGAAAAAGAAATATATAGTTTTATTTTTTATATTATTAACAATACATTTTATACTGCCTCGTATAATGAAAGCTGATCCTTTTGTATTTTTATCTTCAGATGGGACAGAAGTTGCAAGTTATACAGAAGAAGAAATTTTAAAATATAAACAATATTATGGATTAGATATGCCATTATGGAGGCAGTATTTGAATTATCTTTTTGGTATTTTTACAGGAAATTTAGGATATAGCATTTATTTTAAAGAAAAAGTAATAACTTTAATATTTAGCCGTTTAGTATGGACAGCAGGAATAGTAATTTTTTCATTATGTATTAGTTCAGTTTTGGGTTTGTTTTTGGGAAGTTTTTCTGCATGGAATTGTCAAAGAAAAATAGATACAATCCTTTATCAAGGAATGGTTATCATATCTGAAATTCCAAGTTTTTTGACTGCAAATATGATATTGATGTTTTTTATCATAAAATGGAGAATTTTACCAACAGCTGGAGGAATAACTCCATTTATAAAAATTGAATTTTCTTGGAGTTTTATTTTAGATATTATAAAACATGCAGTCTTACCAAGTTTAACCTTAACTTTTTTAAGACTTCCAGATTTTTATTTTGTCAGCAGAAGTGCTATGCTTCAACAAATTCAAAAAAAATATGTGGAAACAGCTCAAGCAAAATCATTGGGAGATATTTATATCTTGATGAGGCATTGTTTACCTAATGCAATAAATCCAATAATGACTAGATTTTTACTTAGTATACAGACAATGTTTAATGCAACATTGATAGTAGAAAATGTGTTTAAATATCCAGGAATTGGCAAATTAATAAGAGATGCTGTTTTTTATAGAGATTATTTATTATTACAAGGAATTTTTTTAGTTATCACAATTTTTATTTTAACTATAAGCCTTTTAGGTGAAAATTTTTATCAAACAATAGAAAAGAGGAAAGAATTATGA
- a CDS encoding PadR family transcriptional regulator translates to MDINERSKFKHLTAFILVLLAEKNYSPREVKKSLLENFPGFTRDMSTVYRCLSSLEKEGLVTVDWYLPDGGAAKKIYSLTEKGWEALYEWKEDIVIRKRNFEVFLKKFENLLEGEK, encoded by the coding sequence ATGGATATCAATGAAAGATCTAAATTTAAGCATTTAACTGCTTTTATTTTGGTATTGTTAGCAGAGAAAAATTATAGTCCAAGAGAAGTGAAAAAATCTCTTTTAGAAAATTTTCCAGGATTTACCAGAGATATGTCAACAGTGTATCGTTGTCTTAGTAGTTTAGAAAAAGAAGGGTTAGTAACGGTAGATTGGTATTTACCTGATGGAGGAGCAGCTAAAAAAATATATAGTTTAACAGAAAAAGGTTGGGAAGCCTTATATGAATGGAAAGAAGATATTGTAATTAGAAAGAGAAATTTTGAAGTTTTTTTAAAAAAATTTGAAAATTTATTAGAAGGAGAAAAATGA
- a CDS encoding ABC transporter substrate-binding protein has translation MKNKKLGIIGIFVLCLLFLVACNKEKEEVTKPEEKEVVLRLEGGDFGYPNPFRHQNRGPGFFKMELIYDSLLEKDENGLIPWLAKEWEVSEDGKTFTFTLVDGAKWHDGKDLTAEDVAFTVEYFKKHPPVRGGLMLNGEYLIDSVSVDGNKVIIHTVDYTPVALEKIGSMRIIPKHIWEKVDDPEKFSGEGDIVGSGPYKLVAYNSEQGSYKMEKNNEFWGLEPAATAIEWIPVSDKVLAFQNGEIDITVVPVDLLKNFENNKEFKIVKNFGLHNYRLYFNFDRVPALKDKDIRQAIAYAIDRKELIDKLERGSGLEGSQGYLPPTHSMYNKNLPAYSYNVEKAKELMKGKTFEVELLVGNSPKEVKMAELIKIRLEEIGISVKVVSIDSKARDSKVRDKDYQMAIMKYGGMGADPDMLREIYSSKSKKGELAGYHNEVLDELLSEQSTEKDVEKRKELIYKIQEVLAEEIPMLLLYGEVENTVYRPEKYDYWTTRYDHTKLDHPKLSYIIRPKK, from the coding sequence GTGAAAAATAAAAAGTTAGGTATTATAGGAATCTTTGTTTTATGTTTACTTTTTTTAGTTGCTTGCAATAAGGAAAAAGAAGAAGTGACAAAGCCAGAAGAAAAGGAAGTAGTTCTTAGATTAGAGGGAGGAGATTTTGGCTATCCAAATCCATTTAGACACCAAAATAGAGGACCAGGTTTTTTCAAAATGGAGTTAATTTATGATTCATTATTGGAAAAAGATGAGAATGGATTAATTCCTTGGCTAGCAAAAGAATGGGAAGTAAGTGAAGATGGAAAAACTTTTACATTTACTTTGGTAGATGGTGCAAAATGGCATGATGGAAAAGATTTAACAGCAGAAGATGTAGCTTTTACTGTGGAATATTTTAAAAAACATCCTCCAGTAAGAGGTGGGCTTATGTTAAATGGAGAGTACTTAATAGATTCAGTTTCAGTTGATGGAAATAAAGTTATAATTCATACAGTGGATTATACACCAGTAGCACTTGAAAAAATTGGTAGTATGAGAATAATTCCAAAACATATTTGGGAGAAAGTAGATGACCCAGAAAAATTTTCAGGAGAAGGAGATATTGTGGGGTCAGGTCCATATAAATTAGTGGCATATAATTCAGAACAAGGTTCATATAAAATGGAAAAGAATAATGAATTTTGGGGATTAGAACCAGCTGCAACAGCAATAGAATGGATACCAGTCAGTGATAAAGTTTTAGCATTTCAAAATGGAGAAATTGATATTACAGTAGTTCCTGTTGACCTATTAAAAAATTTTGAAAATAACAAAGAATTTAAAATTGTTAAAAATTTTGGTTTACATAATTATAGATTGTATTTTAATTTTGATAGAGTCCCAGCTTTAAAAGATAAAGATATAAGACAAGCAATTGCTTATGCTATTGATAGAAAAGAATTAATTGATAAATTGGAAAGAGGTTCAGGTTTAGAGGGAAGTCAAGGTTATTTACCGCCAACTCATTCAATGTATAATAAAAATCTTCCAGCTTATTCTTATAATGTAGAAAAGGCAAAAGAGCTTATGAAAGGTAAAACTTTTGAAGTGGAACTATTGGTAGGAAATAGTCCTAAGGAAGTAAAAATGGCCGAACTTATAAAAATAAGATTAGAAGAAATTGGAATTTCAGTAAAAGTAGTAAGTATTGATAGTAAAGCAAGAGATAGCAAAGTAAGAGATAAAGATTATCAAATGGCAATTATGAAGTATGGAGGAATGGGAGCAGATCCAGATATGTTAAGAGAAATATATTCATCTAAATCAAAAAAAGGAGAATTAGCAGGCTATCATAATGAAGTCTTAGATGAATTATTATCTGAACAATCAACAGAAAAAGATGTTGAAAAAAGAAAAGAATTGATATATAAAATTCAAGAAGTTTTAGCAGAAGAAATTCCAATGCTTTTATTATATGGAGAAGTTGAAAATACAGTTTACAGACCAGAAAAATATGATTATTGGACAACTAGGTATGACCATACTAAACTAGATCATCCTAAATTATCATATATAATAAGACCAAAGAAATGA
- a CDS encoding ABC transporter permease yields MRIKEINLKLSYIFLFLILILAILPYFSFLKSGTVPSGAALLPPSKEHWFGTDDLGIDIFSEICYGAKNTIILSCLSALFAAVGGSIIGMVAGYFGGIFDEILLGIIDFFISIPDLLLMVVLGTFLGPSLKNIIFSIVLVSWIMPAKITRSQILRMKQENYVKIAKIYGAGFIHLFLWHFWKPFFSIIMMSVIKLMNRAILAEAALSYLGLGDPLSKSWGMIITRAMDFPNIYLTEFWKWWLVYPVIFMVLMVLSIAIIGQKIERKIGGVYRIQ; encoded by the coding sequence ATGAGGATAAAGGAAATAAATTTAAAATTATCTTATATTTTTTTGTTTCTTATACTAATTCTTGCAATTCTTCCTTATTTTTCTTTTTTGAAATCTGGAACAGTACCTAGTGGAGCAGCATTACTACCTCCCTCTAAGGAACATTGGTTTGGAACAGATGATTTAGGGATAGATATTTTTTCTGAAATCTGTTATGGGGCAAAAAATACTATTATTTTATCTTGTTTAAGTGCTTTATTTGCAGCTGTTGGTGGAAGTATTATAGGAATGGTAGCAGGATATTTTGGAGGTATTTTTGATGAAATTCTTTTAGGAATAATAGATTTTTTTATCAGTATTCCTGATTTACTTCTTATGGTAGTCTTAGGAACTTTTTTAGGTCCAAGTTTAAAAAATATTATTTTTTCCATAGTTTTAGTTTCTTGGATTATGCCAGCTAAAATTACAAGAAGCCAAATTTTAAGAATGAAGCAAGAAAATTATGTAAAAATAGCAAAAATTTATGGTGCAGGTTTTATTCATCTTTTTTTATGGCACTTTTGGAAACCATTTTTTTCTATTATTATGATGAGTGTAATAAAACTTATGAATAGAGCTATTTTAGCAGAAGCTGCCTTGTCATATTTAGGATTAGGGGATCCATTATCTAAAAGTTGGGGAATGATTATAACAAGAGCTATGGATTTTCCTAATATATATCTCACAGAATTTTGGAAATGGTGGTTAGTATATCCTGTAATATTTATGGTCCTTATGGTTTTATCCATTGCTATTATTGGTCAAAAAATAGAAAGAAAAATTGGAGGAGTATACAGAATACAATGA
- a CDS encoding BglG family transcription antiterminator, with amino-acid sequence MLKKQHFELLKLIENEKKLSKIAELLNLTERSVRYKIDEINEEIGSKKIEIKKREFFSSLNKDDMDKLFENIESTNYIYNQKEREELIILYTLMKKDKFLLKEVAEKLGTSKSTIRNDLKNLKKILLEYNIKLLQDDKLKYYFDYSEEDYRYFIAIYLYKYVSFDKKYDKIFFDDISYFRKVIYKEIKEEYMSEIESVSKRIKKAELNFMDETLSILVILMVISRKRQGKNCNLNIENTEILEKRQEYLQLKNFFPDFTNINLLFFTDYLFRISRDEKDVFVKFKNWLDISIAIIKIVRIFEIESKVDLKNIDVFFDKIFYYIKPLIFRTKRKIKLKNSILKDVKDLYPTIFNFLKNNFYYLEEVINEKVSDEEIAYLVPFFHKALQNNNKINKKGILVTTYKENIALFLKEDIETEFLIDIDKILTLKSFEQIEKNLDDYDYILTTFSLENDFVKEIKHTKIIELNPILTEKDIKKLENAGLKKNKKIKMTALLKVILENSSDVNVKKLINSLDEAFSEKIYNDIDKNKFSLGNFLKQENVFKVNLSSFEEILEKFSNLSFLQKSDINDIINRVANNNFYSYLGFKIGIIFHKLNTKNSQDGTLIAINEREIDINSKKISTIILINSNCEKKYRGIIYNFVKLFFLNNEFSFNNNRLNIYDYLISNI; translated from the coding sequence ATGCTAAAAAAACAGCATTTTGAATTATTAAAACTTATTGAAAATGAAAAAAAACTATCTAAAATAGCAGAGCTTTTAAATTTAACTGAGAGAAGTGTTCGTTACAAAATAGATGAAATTAATGAAGAAATAGGTTCAAAAAAAATTGAAATAAAAAAGAGAGAGTTTTTTTCTTCTTTAAATAAAGATGATATGGATAAACTTTTTGAAAATATTGAGAGTACAAATTATATTTATAACCAAAAGGAAAGAGAAGAACTTATAATACTTTATACTTTGATGAAAAAAGATAAATTTTTATTAAAGGAAGTAGCTGAAAAATTAGGTACAAGTAAATCTACTATAAGAAATGATTTAAAAAATTTAAAAAAAATATTATTAGAATATAATATTAAATTATTACAAGATGATAAATTAAAATATTATTTTGATTATTCAGAAGAAGATTATAGATATTTTATAGCAATCTATTTATATAAATATGTAAGTTTTGATAAGAAGTATGACAAAATCTTTTTTGATGACATAAGTTATTTTAGAAAAGTGATTTATAAAGAAATAAAAGAAGAATATATGTCAGAAATAGAGTCAGTTTCTAAAAGAATAAAAAAAGCTGAACTAAATTTTATGGATGAAACCTTAAGTATTTTAGTTATTTTAATGGTTATTTCACGTAAAAGACAGGGGAAAAATTGCAACTTAAATATTGAAAATACTGAAATTTTAGAAAAAAGACAGGAATATTTACAACTAAAAAATTTTTTTCCAGATTTTACAAATATTAATTTATTATTTTTCACAGATTATTTATTTAGAATTAGCAGAGATGAAAAAGATGTTTTTGTGAAATTTAAAAATTGGTTAGATATCAGTATAGCTATAATTAAAATAGTTAGAATATTTGAAATTGAGAGTAAAGTTGATTTAAAAAACATAGATGTATTTTTTGATAAAATATTTTATTATATAAAACCTTTGATTTTTAGAACTAAAAGAAAAATAAAATTGAAAAATTCAATATTAAAAGATGTGAAAGATTTGTACCCAACTATATTTAATTTCTTAAAAAATAATTTTTATTATTTAGAAGAAGTTATTAATGAAAAAGTTTCAGATGAGGAAATAGCATATTTAGTGCCTTTTTTTCATAAGGCTTTACAAAATAACAACAAGATAAATAAGAAAGGAATACTTGTTACTACATATAAAGAAAATATAGCGCTCTTTTTAAAAGAAGATATAGAAACAGAATTTTTGATAGATATAGATAAAATCTTGACTTTGAAGAGTTTTGAACAAATAGAAAAAAATTTAGATGACTATGATTATATTTTAACAACTTTTTCTTTGGAAAATGATTTTGTGAAAGAAATTAAACATACTAAAATTATAGAGTTAAATCCTATTTTAACAGAAAAAGATATAAAAAAATTAGAAAATGCAGGACTTAAAAAAAATAAAAAAATAAAGATGACAGCTTTATTAAAAGTGATATTAGAAAATTCATCTGATGTAAATGTAAAAAAACTTATAAATAGCTTAGATGAAGCATTTTCAGAAAAAATATACAATGATATAGATAAAAATAAATTTTCATTAGGAAATTTTTTAAAACAGGAAAATGTTTTTAAAGTAAATTTGAGTTCATTTGAAGAAATTTTAGAGAAGTTTTCAAATTTATCTTTCTTGCAAAAAAGTGATATTAATGATATTATAAATAGAGTAGCAAATAATAATTTTTACTCTTATTTAGGGTTTAAAATTGGAATAATTTTTCATAAATTAAATACAAAAAATAGTCAGGATGGTACACTAATTGCAATAAATGAAAGAGAAATAGACATAAATAGCAAAAAAATAAGTACAATTATATTGATAAATTCAAATTGTGAAAAAAAATATAGAGGGATTATTTATAACTTTGTGAAATTATTTTTTCTAAATAATGAATTTAGTTTTAATAACAATAGA